The Sesamum indicum cultivar Zhongzhi No. 13 linkage group LG9, S_indicum_v1.0, whole genome shotgun sequence genome segment AGTTGATCAATCGAAAGATGAAACATATCTAAAGCTCCTAGAGCAAAGACAATTGGAAGCTGAAGCTCGGGAAGTATTAAATAAGGTGATAGTAAACTCACTATGCCTCATTCTTTTAGCTCTGGTGTTTTGCAAATGCATTTTGGTACCATGATCTTTTAATGTCAAGAATAAAGGTTTTTGTGGTTTTTGGGATTCTTAGGAAGCATTGATACCTTGAGCAAAATTATCTGTCTGTCATAATTTTGATAGagtttttaatatgttgtgGTCATCAATCTGATACAAGAACATCCTGTTATGGTCTCTTAGGTTAAAGCTTTGGAAATGGCTCATTCTCGTGAAATAGAACAACGGATAGATGCTGAGGATGCACTTAGGATTACAATGCAAGAACAAGAGAAGCTCttagaagaaagagagagaataacTCAGCAGCTCCAAAAGACCCTGCGGAATGTAGCTCTCCTGGATAGTCATGCACAGGAAGCAAACCGCAGATGTGAAGAAGTTGCAGGAGAGCTGAAGCTCATTCAGGCTTCCATTGCAACTCTGCGGAAGGAGAAGCAAAAACTTCAGCAGCAGAAAATTGAAGCCACAAGATGGCTTGATAGATGGAGAAGTCATGAACAGTGTGAAAATGCAAATGACAGCAAATTTAACAGGTTCAGGGGAGAGGTGGCTGAATTGCCAGAGTTTTTGTTGTCAGATCTGGAGGCTGCTACTTGCAATTTCTCTGAGAGTTTCATGATCGGAAAGGGAGGATACGGAATTGTGTACAAGGGGGAAATGTTGGACAAGACAGTTGCTATAAAGAAGCTGCATTCTTACAATATGCAGAAGCAAATAGAGTTCCACGAAGCGGTaaatcctctctctctctctatatatatatatatatttgtttacaATACTATACCTATTTCCAATCCCTAAAGGTAGGTAATTGTAATGTTTTTCTATGGCGGAAACTTAGAGCACAGGTtcttgtaatttcaaaaaagcaAAAGGTATACAGTCAGTAATTACACTGATTTCCGGGGAAGCTCGTAGTATATCACGCTATTTGTCTCACTCATGTGCAATGTGTAAAAGTCCTTTTCCCTTACACTTATAATTCTTTAACCACCCGTCATTTGGAACATGAAGGTTCAAGTTCTAGGCAAACTACATCATCCTCATCTTGTCGAATTGATTGGAGTTTGTCCAGATTCGTGGTTGCTCGTTTATGAATATTTGCCTGGTGGCAGCCTCCAGAATTACCTtttcaacaacaataatatcaGCCCCCTCAACTGGAAGACCAGAGCACAAATTCTGGCTGATATTGCTAGTGGCCTTCTATTCTTGCACTCTTTCAGGCCTAAAAAGATCGTACATGGAAACTTGAAGCCTGAGAATTTGCTCCTCGGTTCTGGAAACAGATGCAAAATAAGCGATTATGCTGATCATATGCTTACAGCCAACCAAACATTCCGCTGCCCCAGTTTTCGTCGTTGCACTGGATCTACTGGAGTTTCATTGTATACAGATCCTGAATCTCATAGAACTGGAGCAGTAAGCCATAAGTCTGACATTTATTCGTTTGGGGTGGTCATACTTCAGTTAGTAACAGGGAAAACTCATGGAGGACTAGTTGGCGAGGTGAAAAGGGCATTATCCAATGGGAAAGTAGCTTCCATCTTGGATTTATCTGCTGGAGAGTGGTCAGGATATGTTGCTCGAAGATTGGTGGATTTAGGATTGCAATGTTGTGAATTGAATGGCAGGGAAAGACCGGAGCTGACACCATCTCTTGTTAAGGAGCTCGAGCATATGCCATTCTTGGAAGAGCAAACAGTACCATCGTTTTTCTTATGCCCCATTCTGCGCGTAAGTAGCACTCTCACGTAAATAATAGGCCAAACGAAAACATTgtgtaatgaaatttaaataagattacTTTCATTCACGCCTGTCAACTATGGTCAATTTATAGAAATCAGATCATCTGTTTCTCATTTTTGTGTTGAGTGTGCTAATTGTTCCTGCACTATTTCAATTAAGGATCATGGTTTTACTACTTTCTGGAACATGGTAGATGGTAAACCTGTGACGGAGTTAGAGTTATTCCTGGATTTCTTTCAGCATTCCCTTTTGCCTTCTCTTCGATTTGATGTGTTCCTCTGTGATTTGATGTgttcaatttcatttgttttgtttcagGAAATAATGCATGACCCCCAGGTGGCAGCCGATGGGTTCACCTATGAGGGGGAGGCCTTGCGTGGATGGCTGGAGAATGGCCATGAAACTTCTCCGATGACGAATTTGAAGTTAAGTCACTTAAATCTAACTCCCAACCACTCCCTGAGGCTTGCTATTCAAGATTGGGTTGCAAATCTTGAAATCACCTCATGATGTGTTTGTAACTTAGCTTGTAAATAATGCAAGATATGGGGAATCTGTCAAAAAATCTACTCATAAACTATTACGAAGATAAGTTGTTGACTCATTGGCATGTTATAAACCTTGTCAAAAAATAGGCAGTACAGAAGATTGAGAATTTTTAGGGAAGTAACCAAgtggaagaagagaaaaatttaCTAGGGAGCAAATGTAATCCTATTACTTGTACAGTTGAATAGAAAGTTCCTCCTTGTTTTGCTTCTCTCTTATGTTCTACATGGTATCTGAATTGATCTTGCTATTTtcttagaacataaaacataaatattatccTAGCCATGTACTAGATCCTGTCGAACCCTTTGATCATTCTATGGTGTAGGGTGCAGCCTCTTATCAATTATCACCATTGGATCGCAGGGGGAGGGAGTCAAAGCAGTTTTGGATGGATCGACTTGCAACCGGTCTATCCAAGAATTACATCAAAGCATGTAgaggatttatttgttagtgtTGCTAAGCTAATTCTTTGAGAACCATTGGTTTTAGGAGTTCTCTCTccctgtctctctctctcaaacaCACACACGGCAATGAGCTGATGGTTGTTAGAAGTGAACTTGAAGAGGGCTCTCGACATAAATATTGGTCGGCCGTTATGATTAACCTTAGACATCAGTTCAGTCAGTAAGACATGATGAGATAGTATTCTGGTATTGCCAAATTAATATGACAGTAgttatattacaataattccCAGTACTTGAACCACAAAGAGGCACTGAATATGCACATTCAACTGTGTTATATCCAAACTCTGCTATACAAAAGTTTAAATACATAGATTATTCAATATATGTTTCCAATCAGGGTCGTGTAAACTGAACAATAACAGCAGATGAGAAatccaaaatttcattttagttCTGTACTGAACAACAACAGCAGATTAGGAATTTGTCTTAGTTCTCAACAGCCTGCCTCTCGTCTGCAGATGAAAGTAGCGACACAGCTATCAGATTGTCAGCATCATCGAAGGGATGATTCTCAACATCATCGAAGGGATTATGATGATGTTGATGATCACCCATTGACATATTTATCCTGGCCTCATCTTTCTGCTGTTCCAACAGCGGCTTCGATTCCCCAGTGAAGCTCCCGCTTTCTTCATTTGGAGCCAAATTTTCTCTGGAATCGACACCAGTACTGGAACTGTCTGGGCTTAGATACTTGATTTTCTGGTTGAATTCTGAATTGCATCTCCCAAATGCTTTCTGGGATGATTTTGGCAATACATCATGCCCAGCGGATGAATCCCTGTGGCAGAAGCTGCCAAATCCTTGAATCCCTCTTGAAACTTTCCGGGCCCTGTCCCTTTCTTCTTTCAGATCAGGGCCTTTCTCCAGCAGCTTCAATATTCTTTCACATTTATTCCTCACAATCAATCCCCAGTTGAATCTgcaaatacaaaaagaaaattatgggGCAATTGTGTTTTACCCCCTAGGAAAACCTATAGCACAAAATCTCCGTGAGCAAAGAAAACTACAATGTGAAGCcctgaatttttaaaaaagaagcaaactACCTCCTGTATCATGGAGTCAGttgtcttttctttaaaatttaaaacttgtGAGTATCCAACTATTCCCATAATTTTCTGGGAGTGGGGTTTTTACAGTGTAAACAAGGGAACCAGGAGCATATTTCAGAGTAATGGAATACCCTTTCTCATCCACGTGCTGGAAACTTTCCATTTCTATAATAACATCTCTGTCGCTCTGAAACTCCTCTGCAACTCTCTCAGGCCCATGAGTCAACATGTGTTCCAGCACAATCAGAGCCCTGTATGATTCCCTCCAATTTCTCCTGTCAAATCTTATTAATCTGCGACGTATCAGAAGATCCAAATCAAgatcaaacaacaaagaaacatCCGGGCTATGCTGTTTTCAACtatcatcaagaaaataaaaaaataagaccTTTTATGGAGAATATCCACAATCCTCCAATAGTCATCCACTTCGAAAGCCGCCCTCGATATGATCTTCAGGGTCCTGGAATCCGGCCCTCCTGGAGTCCCGTTTGTGGCTTCTTCCGCCAGTCttcaaaagagaaagagaaaacacaaaacaaaatcaCATGTAAGCCTACAATGGTTTCTTTCATGCTAAAACGAACACGGGATATGTGCATGTCAAACAGAAATTTTCGCAAAAGAACTTACAGCTGCACTGGCGTGACATCGGTCAAGGCGAGTCTAGCAGTTTTGATCTTCTccttgaagaagaaagaagccTGTTTCTTGAATTCATGGAAAATAGGTGCATTCGTACTGCCACTGTCACTACTCATACTCCCCAGGATTGACATTTTCTTGATAAAAAGGTAACCATAAAAGCACTTTTTAGTTTCTTGCAAGAAATTTGTGGAACTGGAGTTGGGGTAAATGAGCCTTTATTCTGCAATCCAATTCAAAGGAAGGAAGTGGGACTGTTGCATATGAAATCGGAACAGAAAAGAAGTGGAGTGGGAGAGGCCAAGGGAGAGGGGCAGTTGCCATCTGGTGGCTGAGGGAGGAAGACAATTTCAAAGCAGGATAAATTTACTATTGTTAATGTATGTGTAAAAAGAGGGGTTTGTGCTTGTCTTGGAGCAGTCATCGGAGTTTGCAAGATGAAATAAAGGTTCTGTcctttttcctatatatagatactataattataataattgattcaTGTGGAAAGATGAGATTTGAATTCAATC includes the following:
- the LOC105170403 gene encoding epsin-3-like, giving the protein MSILGSMSSDSGSTNAPIFHEFKKQASFFFKEKIKTARLALTDVTPVQLLAEEATNGTPGGPDSRTLKIISRAAFEVDDYWRIVDILHKRLIRFDRRNWRESYRALIVLEHMLTHGPERVAEEFQSDRDVIIEMESFQHVDEKGFNWGLIVRNKCERILKLLEKGPDLKEERDRARKVSRGIQGFGSFCHRDSSAGHDVLPKSSQKAFGRCNSEFNQKIKYLSPDSSSTGVDSRENLAPNEESGSFTGESKPLLEQQKDEARINMSMGDHQHHHNPFDDVENHPFDDADNLIAVSLLSSADERQAVEN
- the LOC105170402 gene encoding U-box domain-containing protein 33, with amino-acid sequence MAALLTRPRPREDFLSPLPPAAFRHGFGVSEGAGGGGGTVHVAVGKSVEKMEALLRWTINMFPGWEICLLHVHRPSPLIPTLLGKLPVSRANPEMVAAFRKEEKAEITKLLSTYLMTCSKSRVKASIITIEANEVQKGIVNLVNLHMIRKLVVGVIPDFMKGKRSSCKACHAAKYAPSYCEMWFVNKGKLIWTRQASANSSIDLSSCHLATSSAQNLISWSLNSCQNEAEASQTDLTLPTISQCVESKCDPLYSHSVSSSRSLSSGSEYATSVEPRVSSIGNVKIVEECLCIQLSELKVEVDQSKDETYLKLLEQRQLEAEAREVLNKVKALEMAHSREIEQRIDAEDALRITMQEQEKLLEERERITQQLQKTLRNVALLDSHAQEANRRCEEVAGELKLIQASIATLRKEKQKLQQQKIEATRWLDRWRSHEQCENANDSKFNRFRGEVAELPEFLLSDLEAATCNFSESFMIGKGGYGIVYKGEMLDKTVAIKKLHSYNMQKQIEFHEAVQVLGKLHHPHLVELIGVCPDSWLLVYEYLPGGSLQNYLFNNNNISPLNWKTRAQILADIASGLLFLHSFRPKKIVHGNLKPENLLLGSGNRCKISDYADHMLTANQTFRCPSFRRCTGSTGVSLYTDPESHRTGAVSHKSDIYSFGVVILQLVTGKTHGGLVGEVKRALSNGKVASILDLSAGEWSGYVARRLVDLGLQCCELNGRERPELTPSLVKELEHMPFLEEQTVPSFFLCPILREIMHDPQVAADGFTYEGEALRGWLENGHETSPMTNLKLSHLNLTPNHSLRLAIQDWVANLEITS